The following are from one region of the candidate division WOR-3 bacterium genome:
- a CDS encoding DUF1640 domain-containing protein, whose product MKIITIPKLLREKLGEDVVEALIELLNASNETLKIELVELQTEKYERRLSEETNKLDKKISEETNKLDKKISEETNKLDKKISEETVKLDKKITEEINKLDKKISEETNRLDKKISEEINKLKSEDITKLDKRITEETLKLDNRITEESSRLRIEIARSYSNIIKWMFIFWVGEIGVITAILFTFLKFIK is encoded by the coding sequence ATGAAAATAATAACTATTCCAAAGTTATTGAGAGAAAAATTGGGTGAAGATGTAGTTGAGGCATTAATTGAACTTTTAAATGCCTCTAATGAAACTTTAAAAATTGAATTAGTTGAATTACAAACTGAAAAATATGAGAGGAGACTTTCTGAAGAAACTAACAAACTGGATAAAAAAATAAGTGAAGAAACTAACAAACTGGATAAAAAAATAAGTGAAGAAACTAACAAACTGGATAAAAAAATAAGTGAAGAAACCGTAAAACTTGATAAAAAAATTACTGAAGAAATTAATAAACTTGATAAAAAGATTAGTGAAGAAACTAATAGACTGGATAAAAAAATTAGTGAAGAAATTAACAAATTAAAATCAGAGGATATAACAAAACTTGATAAGAGAATAACTGAAGAAACTTTGAAACTTGATAATAGAATAACTGAAGAATCCTCAAGATTAAGGATTGAAATTGCAAGGAGTTATTCAAATATAATAAAATGGATGTTTATATTCTGGGTAGGTGAAATAGGTGTTATAACTGCCATTCTTTTCACCTTTTTAAAGTTTATTAAATAA
- a CDS encoding cytochrome b N-terminal domain-containing protein — protein MSLLNKILEFLEKRISLNELISFITSFGIFYTPVPHDKPVKEAIKDAMETPSPSYTRWPYLLGILTFILFIFCVVSGTMLLFYYIPSKENAYSSTVDTIINKPFGFFIYNFHYFSSITLLVILIFRLIRFIYHKVFSPPREFFWILAYLIFLFIVFEYITGISLPMDGSSGFLSFRIYEIISPIPIIGSLYKIFLFAGELSDFFLLRSYIFHIIILPFFIFFLFYLHFLSVRKLGLSDGYFRGDKVFPGYFFEILIIVFLAFAIIFTLSNIFPRKISEPFVPYKNYVNYKVPFFLLFFDFLRTNLNQISYSIISFILIIFPFFLPWIDRTPPIPLIKKPITFFLYIFFFSVLIFISLLEFLK, from the coding sequence ATGTCCTTATTGAATAAAATACTTGAGTTTCTTGAGAAAAGAATTTCCCTTAATGAGCTTATATCATTTATAACCTCCTTCGGAATTTTCTATACACCCGTTCCCCATGATAAACCTGTTAAAGAAGCAATAAAAGATGCAATGGAAACCCCTTCTCCATCATATACAAGATGGCCATATCTTCTCGGAATTCTAACTTTTATCTTATTTATCTTCTGTGTAGTATCAGGAACTATGCTCCTTTTTTATTACATTCCATCAAAGGAAAATGCATACTCTTCCACTGTGGATACAATAATAAATAAACCCTTTGGCTTTTTCATATATAATTTCCATTACTTTTCAAGCATAACACTACTTGTTATACTTATCTTCCGCCTTATAAGATTTATTTATCATAAAGTCTTCTCCCCACCCAGGGAATTTTTCTGGATTTTAGCATACCTTATTTTTCTTTTTATTGTGTTTGAGTATATTACAGGAATTTCCTTACCAATGGACGGAAGCTCAGGATTTTTAAGTTTTAGAATTTATGAAATAATTTCACCAATACCAATTATCGGGAGCCTTTATAAAATTTTTCTATTTGCAGGCGAACTTTCAGATTTTTTCCTTTTAAGAAGCTACATTTTTCACATAATTATCTTACCCTTTTTTATTTTTTTCCTTTTCTATCTACATTTTCTTTCTGTAAGAAAACTGGGTTTATCAGATGGATACTTTAGGGGCGATAAAGTTTTCCCTGGATACTTTTTTGAAATTTTAATAATAGTGTTCCTTGCTTTCGCTATAATTTTCACACTCAGCAACATTTTCCCGAGAAAAATCTCAGAACCTTTTGTTCCTTATAAAAACTATGTAAATTATAAAGTTCCATTCTTTTTACTGTTTTTTGATTTTCTGAGAACAAATCTTAACCAGATTTCTTATTCAATTATATCCTTTATCCTTATTATTTTTCCATTCTTTCTCCCTTGGATTGATAGAACCCCACCAATTCCCCTCATAAAGAAACCAATTACATTTTTTCTTTATATCTTCTTTTTCAGTGTATTAATTTTTATATCCCTTTTAGAATTCCTGAAATGA
- a CDS encoding cytochrome c3 family protein, whose translation MRKFTFFSLLSLLLLIYLSIIFFKATDNPDFCNSCHFMKPYYDNWASSSHNTVPCYKCHYGPGKKDYIGGKLRLTGEILRYFAGFYSKEIKTKVKDEVCLECHKKEEFLDKEIKFTEKEISFNHNFHLNDKIDNLNFRCQNCHSELVQGKHTAVSIKVCILCHFIGGEFGKKGECGICHGPPKEELLIWGVPFKHYEYIKGGVDCLTCHLNVISGRGDVKSEKCLDCHIEVKREFLDRRKIHDIHVRKENISCFRCHEEIKHGKIMVTQVFSPQCQECHGNAHFVQEKIYSGTGGIGVPNLPDRMFIAGVICQGCHKVNLERTLTGPHFKLPKANPSECVFCHGKNFDKLLLKWQNLVKERIERIKKREKIYSLLKDLKILQYDSKKIELNLELVNKDKSFGAHNIRYINLLLDEVEKELKIDTKKPDIERIYSNNPKCIDCHFGIENKNLYFKNKEFLHGPHLFNYKCNDCHIEDEPSKDLHGNLKKISEDCNSCHHQKEKNCEDCHKIQKEFYSGEYLSESMDVMKEAGIDCSDCHIEGGKIIKPEPNVCSNCHETSYEKDFTEKLNSIKSEIRKFEFKIEEIVNKLKERGNKKEIIDFYNFLEEYEKFKKEGSYGTHNIMFMEEFLEKIKKYNY comes from the coding sequence ATGAGAAAATTTACTTTTTTTTCTCTACTATCCCTTTTACTCCTAATTTACCTCTCGATAATTTTCTTTAAAGCAACCGATAATCCGGATTTCTGCAATAGCTGTCATTTTATGAAACCCTATTATGATAATTGGGCAAGTTCTTCACATAATACAGTCCCATGTTATAAATGCCATTATGGACCAGGAAAAAAGGATTACATAGGGGGAAAATTGAGGTTAACAGGAGAAATATTAAGATACTTTGCAGGATTTTATTCAAAGGAAATAAAAACAAAAGTAAAGGACGAGGTTTGTTTAGAATGCCATAAAAAAGAAGAATTTTTAGATAAGGAAATTAAATTTACTGAGAAAGAAATAAGTTTTAACCACAATTTCCATTTAAATGATAAAATAGATAACCTTAACTTCAGGTGCCAGAACTGTCATTCAGAACTTGTTCAGGGAAAACATACTGCAGTTTCAATCAAGGTATGTATTTTATGTCACTTTATTGGTGGAGAATTTGGGAAAAAGGGTGAGTGCGGAATCTGTCACGGACCGCCAAAGGAAGAACTTCTTATTTGGGGGGTTCCTTTTAAACACTATGAATATATTAAGGGTGGTGTTGATTGTCTTACTTGTCACTTAAATGTTATATCCGGCAGAGGCGATGTAAAATCGGAAAAATGTCTTGATTGTCACATTGAAGTTAAAAGGGAATTTCTTGATAGAAGAAAAATACATGATATTCATGTCAGAAAAGAAAATATTTCTTGTTTCAGGTGTCATGAGGAAATTAAACACGGAAAAATAATGGTGACACAGGTTTTCTCACCACAATGCCAGGAATGTCACGGAAATGCCCACTTTGTTCAGGAAAAAATTTATTCAGGAACAGGAGGAATTGGAGTACCAAATCTTCCTGATAGAATGTTTATTGCAGGTGTTATATGCCAGGGCTGTCATAAAGTTAATTTAGAGAGAACTTTAACTGGTCCTCATTTTAAACTACCAAAGGCTAATCCTTCTGAATGTGTTTTCTGCCATGGGAAAAATTTTGATAAACTCCTTTTAAAATGGCAAAACCTTGTAAAAGAGAGAATTGAAAGAATAAAGAAGAGAGAAAAAATTTATTCCCTGTTAAAAGATTTAAAAATTCTTCAATATGATTCAAAAAAGATTGAATTAAATCTTGAACTTGTTAATAAGGATAAAAGTTTCGGAGCCCATAACATAAGATATATAAATCTTTTACTTGATGAAGTTGAAAAAGAATTAAAAATTGATACAAAAAAACCAGATATTGAAAGAATTTATAGTAATAATCCAAAATGTATTGATTGTCATTTTGGTATAGAAAATAAAAATTTATATTTTAAAAATAAAGAATTTTTACACGGTCCCCATCTATTTAATTATAAATGTAATGACTGTCATATAGAAGATGAACCTTCAAAGGATCTTCACGGCAATTTAAAAAAAATATCGGAAGACTGTAATTCCTGTCATCACCAAAAGGAAAAAAATTGTGAAGATTGCCATAAAATACAGAAGGAATTTTATAGTGGTGAATATCTTTCAGAATCAATGGATGTAATGAAAGAAGCTGGAATAGATTGTTCGGATTGTCACATTGAAGGAGGAAAAATCATTAAACCAGAACCAAATGTTTGCTCCAATTGCCATGAAACAAGTTATGAAAAAGACTTTACTGAGAAATTAAATTCTATCAAATCAGAAATAAGAAAATTTGAATTTAAAATTGAAGAAATAGTAAATAAATTAAAAGAAAGGGGAAATAAAAAAGAAATTATTGATTTTTACAATTTTCTTGAAGAATATGAAAAATTCAAAAAAGAAGGTTCTTACGGAACACACAATATAATGTTTATGGAGGAATTTTTAGAAAAAATTAAAAAGTATAATTACTAA
- a CDS encoding VIT1/CCC1 family protein: protein MSLGISPQVLNLLLEAQRKEITEYYVYLYLAEKIKGEESEKIRAIGEDEFKHYEKIKGITKREIKPSFFKIFLYKTIIKIFGIVFGLKLMEKGEELSEKTYDILEKHFEDFKDIRKEEKEHEMRLISFIKEERLKYLGSMVLGTSDALVELTGALAGLTFALRNSLLIVVAGFITGFSAALSMAGSEYLSVKAERIGDRNPLKSAVYTGFMYIAVVLILLLPYLILKNPFISLFFSLVFSFIIISLFTFYISVVYDEDYKERFFEMFLIILVVSFLSFLIGFLLREVLFGNLSNID from the coding sequence ATGAGCTTAGGTATTTCACCTCAAGTTTTAAATCTTCTTTTAGAGGCTCAAAGAAAAGAAATTACAGAATATTATGTATATTTGTATTTAGCAGAGAAAATAAAGGGTGAAGAAAGTGAGAAAATAAGAGCAATAGGGGAGGATGAATTTAAACATTATGAAAAAATAAAAGGAATAACGAAGAGAGAGATTAAACCCAGTTTTTTTAAAATTTTTCTTTATAAAACAATCATAAAAATTTTTGGTATTGTTTTTGGTCTCAAATTAATGGAAAAAGGGGAAGAATTATCTGAAAAAACTTATGATATATTAGAAAAGCATTTTGAAGATTTTAAAGATATAAGAAAAGAGGAAAAAGAGCATGAAATGAGACTTATTTCCTTTATTAAAGAAGAAAGGCTGAAATATCTTGGATCAATGGTTCTTGGGACATCGGATGCTCTTGTTGAGCTTACTGGTGCTCTTGCAGGTTTAACATTTGCTTTAAGAAATTCCCTTTTAATTGTTGTTGCAGGTTTTATAACAGGTTTTTCAGCAGCTTTATCAATGGCGGGTTCAGAGTATTTATCAGTTAAGGCAGAAAGAATTGGTGATAGGAATCCTTTAAAATCAGCAGTTTATACTGGGTTTATGTATATAGCTGTTGTTTTAATTTTATTACTTCCCTACTTAATTTTGAAAAATCCTTTTATTTCTTTATTTTTTTCCCTTGTTTTTTCTTTTATTATAATTTCTCTTTTTACCTTTTATATTTCGGTTGTTTATGACGAGGACTATAAGGAAAGATTTTTTGAGATGTTTTTAATAATATTAGTCGTTTCTTTTTTAAGTTTCCTTATAGGATTTTTATTGAGAGAAGTTCTTTTCGGTAATTTATCTAACATAGATTAA
- the thiC gene encoding phosphomethylpyrimidine synthase ThiC — protein sequence MTQLEFAKKGKITEEMVYIAQVEGKSKEEIRELVASGRVVIPRNINHKNLTKFCGIGEGLKVKINTNIGTSYDYVNIEEEIEKAKIAIEYGTDTLMDLSTGGDIKYIRQKILEVCTVPLGTVPIYEAEFKVAKEKGSIYEMTPDDLFEVIEEHGKQGVDYITVHCGITWETLKIYQNSERLTGIVSRGGGLIAAWMFENKEENPLYKYFDRLLEIAREYDMTLSLGDGLRPGSINDSTDRAQIAELMVIGELVEKARKSGVQAMVEGPGHIPLNEIKTNVQIQKKLTNYAPFYILGMLPTDIAAGFDHIAGAIGGALAGWYGADMLCYITPAEHLGLPTVQHVKEGVIAFKIASHIADLARGNKEAIERNRKMSEARYKLDWETQFQLALFPKEAREIFERRKSGTKACSMCGPFCPMNLVEKTLKKQKIEDLKKEEEIKVKI from the coding sequence ATGACACAACTTGAATTTGCAAAAAAAGGTAAAATTACAGAGGAAATGGTTTATATTGCCCAGGTTGAGGGCAAAAGTAAGGAAGAGATAAGGGAACTTGTTGCTTCAGGAAGAGTAGTTATTCCAAGAAATATAAATCATAAGAATCTTACAAAGTTCTGTGGAATAGGTGAAGGACTTAAGGTAAAGATAAATACAAATATTGGAACTTCCTATGATTATGTTAATATTGAGGAAGAAATAGAAAAAGCTAAAATAGCCATAGAATACGGAACGGATACTCTTATGGACCTTTCAACAGGTGGTGATATTAAATATATAAGGCAAAAGATTTTAGAGGTATGTACTGTCCCTCTTGGAACTGTGCCTATTTATGAGGCTGAATTTAAGGTTGCCAAAGAGAAAGGTTCAATTTATGAGATGACCCCTGATGATTTATTTGAAGTTATTGAAGAACATGGAAAACAGGGTGTTGATTATATTACTGTCCACTGTGGAATTACCTGGGAAACATTAAAAATATATCAGAATTCAGAGAGATTAACCGGTATAGTATCAAGGGGAGGAGGTCTTATAGCAGCCTGGATGTTTGAAAATAAAGAGGAAAATCCCCTTTATAAGTATTTTGACAGACTTCTTGAAATTGCAAGGGAGTACGATATGACACTTTCTCTTGGAGATGGTTTAAGGCCAGGTTCTATTAATGACTCAACTGATAGAGCTCAGATTGCTGAACTTATGGTTATAGGGGAGCTTGTTGAAAAAGCCAGAAAAAGCGGTGTTCAGGCAATGGTTGAGGGTCCAGGACACATACCCTTAAATGAAATAAAAACAAATGTTCAGATTCAGAAGAAATTAACAAATTATGCTCCCTTTTATATTCTTGGAATGCTTCCCACTGATATTGCAGCAGGTTTTGACCATATAGCAGGCGCAATAGGTGGAGCCCTTGCTGGATGGTATGGTGCCGATATGCTTTGTTATATCACACCAGCAGAACATCTTGGACTCCCGACTGTTCAGCATGTTAAAGAGGGGGTTATTGCCTTTAAAATCGCTTCTCACATAGCAGATTTAGCGAGGGGAAATAAGGAGGCTATTGAGAGAAATAGAAAAATGAGTGAGGCAAGATATAAACTGGATTGGGAAACACAGTTTCAACTTGCTCTTTTCCCAAAAGAAGCAAGGGAAATATTTGAAAGGAGAAAGAGTGGAACTAAAGCCTGCTCAATGTGCGGCCCCTTCTGTCCAATGAATCTTGTTGAAAAAACATTAAAGAAACAGAAAATTGAAGATTTAAAAAAAGAAGAAGAAATAAAAGTTAAGATTTAA
- a CDS encoding cytochrome b/b6 domain-containing protein produces MENKELEEKLIEEIEREEKIEIDEKLKEKIKREIKEKYKKEFERLKKEKEKKEKEKKIKEEEYFIRFSLNVRLQHLFLAIGVLILIFTGLPIKFHEAGWAKMFLKIMGGIQVSRVLHRIGASILIFVSFWHMFYILFTKEGRREFWELLPRIKDFKDFFQNIRYFLGLTKEKPKFGRFSYIEKFDYWAVYWGMVIMVSTGSILWFHNFFLGILPKFVIDIAKEAHSDEAMLATLAIVIWHWYNAHFNPEVFPFNPTIFTGKISKERMLKEHPLEYEKIIKEKEIKK; encoded by the coding sequence ATGGAGAATAAAGAATTAGAAGAAAAATTAATTGAAGAAATTGAAAGGGAAGAAAAAATTGAAATAGATGAAAAATTGAAGGAAAAAATAAAAAGGGAAATCAAGGAAAAATATAAAAAAGAATTTGAAAGGTTAAAAAAGGAAAAAGAAAAAAAAGAAAAGGAAAAAAAGATAAAAGAAGAAGAATATTTTATAAGATTCAGCTTAAATGTAAGACTTCAGCATTTATTTCTTGCTATTGGTGTTTTGATTCTTATATTTACAGGTCTGCCTATAAAGTTTCATGAAGCAGGATGGGCCAAGATGTTCCTTAAAATAATGGGGGGAATACAGGTATCAAGGGTGCTTCATAGAATAGGAGCAAGTATACTTATTTTCGTTTCCTTCTGGCATATGTTTTACATTCTTTTTACAAAAGAAGGCAGAAGGGAATTCTGGGAACTTTTACCCAGAATAAAAGATTTTAAAGATTTCTTCCAGAATATCAGATATTTTCTAGGACTTACAAAGGAAAAGCCAAAATTTGGTAGATTTTCCTACATAGAAAAATTTGATTACTGGGCTGTTTACTGGGGAATGGTTATAATGGTTTCTACTGGTTCTATCCTGTGGTTTCATAACTTTTTTCTCGGTATTCTTCCAAAATTTGTAATAGATATTGCAAAAGAAGCCCATTCAGATGAAGCAATGCTCGCAACTCTTGCCATTGTTATATGGCACTGGTATAATGCCCATTTTAACCCTGAGGTATTTCCCTTCAATCCCACCATTTTTACTGGAAAAATTTCAAAGGAAAGAATGCTAAAGGAACATCCCCTTGAATATGAAAAAATAATTAAAGAAAAAGAGATTAAAAAATGA
- a CDS encoding Rieske 2Fe-2S domain-containing protein encodes MKKIDFIKLFFWFFIFFWIIVLFGTSLTYLSSRDDKKPLWVMIDELKNFHEPKVKFYKLEKPIFLYFNGSEFFSISAICTFRRAILEYKENENVLFCPVHGEKFDLNGNPLNKKLKTLKKYQVRIKGGKIYVLIE; translated from the coding sequence ATGAAAAAAATTGACTTTATTAAACTTTTTTTCTGGTTTTTTATTTTTTTCTGGATAATTGTCCTTTTTGGAACTTCTTTAACATATTTAAGCTCAAGGGATGATAAAAAACCCCTGTGGGTTATGATAGATGAACTAAAAAATTTTCATGAACCAAAAGTAAAATTTTATAAATTAGAGAAACCTATTTTTTTATACTTTAATGGCTCAGAATTTTTTTCTATCTCAGCTATTTGCACATTCAGAAGGGCTATACTTGAATACAAGGAAAATGAAAATGTCTTATTTTGTCCTGTCCACGGAGAAAAATTTGACCTTAACGGTAATCCTTTAAATAAAAAATTAAAAACACTCAAAAAGTATCAAGTTAGAATAAAGGGAGGGAAAATATATGTCCTTATTGAATAA
- a CDS encoding 5-formyltetrahydrofolate cyclo-ligase, which yields MNRKQKLRELVWKMLEQRKIAKFPGAFGRIPNFEEALKAGENLFKLEIWEKANFIKSNPDSPQRIIREKALLEGKTVYMAVPKLKELKCFIKLEPDKIKDKRFASTIKGAFILGKPVHPEEIEKIDLIVVGSVALNIDGKRLGKGGGYSDLEYAIGRHFGFVKENTPIVTTVHEIQIIDEEIPLLPHDIPVDYIITQDRVIKTGEKLKKPDRILKEYLTEEKIKSIPILREILKS from the coding sequence ATGAATAGAAAACAAAAATTAAGAGAATTAGTATGGAAAATGTTAGAGCAAAGAAAAATAGCTAAATTTCCAGGAGCTTTTGGAAGGATACCTAATTTTGAAGAAGCTTTAAAAGCAGGAGAAAATCTATTTAAATTAGAAATATGGGAAAAGGCAAATTTTATAAAATCAAATCCCGATTCTCCTCAAAGAATTATAAGGGAAAAAGCCTTACTTGAAGGAAAAACGGTTTATATGGCTGTTCCAAAACTTAAAGAATTAAAATGTTTTATAAAACTTGAACCGGATAAAATAAAAGATAAAAGATTTGCATCAACAATAAAAGGAGCATTTATCCTTGGAAAACCTGTTCATCCAGAAGAAATTGAAAAAATTGACTTAATAGTTGTTGGTTCTGTAGCCTTAAATATTGATGGTAAAAGACTCGGTAAAGGCGGAGGATACTCTGACCTTGAATATGCAATAGGAAGACATTTTGGTTTTGTAAAAGAAAATACCCCGATAGTAACAACAGTCCATGAAATTCAGATTATAGATGAGGAAATCCCGCTTTTACCCCATGATATACCTGTGGATTATATTATAACTCAGGATAGGGTAATTAAAACTGGAGAAAAACTTAAAAAACCTGATAGAATTTTAAAAGAGTATTTAACAGAAGAAAAAATTAAAAGTATTCCTATTTTAAGGGAAATCCTTAAATCTTAA
- a CDS encoding cytochrome c family protein: protein MKKIIYLSMTIGILSLYAEEAKKFEYVKSTTCKMCHKSEARGNQWGIWENSNHAKAFETLKTDKAKEIAKKMKIDDPSTSEKCLTCHNGWDGEEGVGCQDCHGPGSEYKSMQVMKDLYEKKIKPEDVGLIRPNEEYCKKCHNPDSPTYKEFKFAEFFEKIKHPVKAQ from the coding sequence ATGAAAAAAATAATCTACCTATCAATGACAATTGGAATACTATCCCTGTATGCAGAAGAAGCAAAGAAATTTGAATATGTTAAAAGCACAACCTGTAAAATGTGTCATAAATCAGAAGCAAGGGGAAACCAGTGGGGAATATGGGAAAATTCAAACCATGCAAAGGCTTTTGAAACTTTAAAAACAGATAAGGCAAAGGAAATTGCCAAAAAAATGAAAATAGATGATCCTTCAACATCTGAAAAGTGTTTAACCTGTCACAATGGATGGGATGGTGAAGAGGGAGTTGGTTGTCAGGATTGTCATGGACCTGGTTCTGAATATAAATCTATGCAGGTAATGAAAGACCTTTATGAAAAGAAGATAAAGCCTGAAGATGTTGGGTTAATTCGTCCAAATGAGGAATACTGTAAAAAGTGTCATAATCCTGATTCCCCAACCTATAAGGAATTCAAATTTGCAGAATTCTTTGAAAAAATTAAACATCCTGTAAAGGCTCAATAA
- a CDS encoding cytochrome b/b6 domain-containing protein, translating to MKNKILRFSRSWRVQHMLLMISVLLLILSGFSLKYSHTTFGKILIFLEGGFEARGALHRMSAFLLIFTTIYHFIYILFTKEGRREFKLLLPCKKDFKDFIDSILYDIGKTDKKPEFDRYSYKEKMQYWVISFLILIMVLSGIILMFHNYFFTIFPKWIIDLSFSLHSWTATIVIIFLILWHFYIVHLSPSNFPINFSFWDGYVDEDWLKENHYLEYKKIKEK from the coding sequence ATGAAAAATAAAATATTAAGATTTTCAAGGTCTTGGAGAGTTCAGCATATGCTTTTAATGATAAGCGTTTTATTACTCATACTTTCGGGATTCTCACTTAAATATTCCCACACCACTTTCGGTAAAATACTGATTTTTCTTGAAGGAGGATTTGAAGCAAGGGGAGCACTTCACAGAATGTCAGCTTTTTTATTAATTTTTACAACAATATATCACTTTATTTACATACTTTTTACAAAAGAAGGCAGAAGGGAATTTAAATTGCTTTTACCATGCAAAAAGGATTTTAAAGATTTCATTGATAGTATTTTATATGATATAGGAAAAACAGATAAAAAACCCGAATTTGATAGGTATTCCTACAAAGAAAAAATGCAATACTGGGTAATTTCCTTTTTAATACTTATAATGGTTCTTTCTGGTATAATTCTTATGTTTCACAACTACTTCTTCACTATTTTTCCAAAATGGATTATCGACCTTTCCTTTTCCCTTCATTCATGGACTGCTACAATTGTTATAATATTTTTAATTTTGTGGCATTTTTATATAGTCCATCTTTCACCTTCAAATTTTCCTATAAACTTTTCCTTCTGGGATGGTTATGTAGATGAAGACTGGTTAAAAGAAAATCATTATTTAGAATATAAAAAGATAAAGGAGAAATGA
- a CDS encoding NapC/NirT family cytochrome c: MRKVYIIIFFSFLTFTIFIIFIIFSFQITSHPNFCGSCHYMRPYFESWKTSSHNGIPCVECHIPPGITSEFRKKYEALAMVVRYFTGTYSTNPWAEIEDAACLKCHEKRLLYGKVYFKNILFDHQPHLTMLRRGKKLKCTSCHSQIVQGAHIKVTESTCFICHFKGTELGKKTAKCTMCHGMPRKKIEIASFTFDHSDVEKYSMDCLLCHAHSVEGSGSVPEERCFTCHNEPARISEYKNTEKIHEIHVTIHKVECLNCHQEIYHGKPREIEEVIKTPCSTCHLEGHTPQKDLYMGIGGKGVEPTPSVMFLSGVRCEGCHIIGKEGKIKKSGPFSCMNCHGASYYRIYNSWKENIEKRIKETEKIINEAKSKLKNSEYLENAEYNLKLVKEGGGLHNVLYSEKLLKKAVDFINEGLKEKGISPYKTETFIITEAIIECTRCHYGVERKISTFDGKTFSHYIHILNKIECNNCHNENKEEKPHMITLLKEKKDCVPCHHKENIKKDCITCHGKEINPYHKIHVKEMELKCNECHDKNLLIKEDTCSQCHS; this comes from the coding sequence ATGAGAAAAGTCTACATAATAATCTTTTTTTCTTTCCTTACCTTCACAATTTTTATAATTTTTATAATTTTTTCATTTCAAATTACCTCCCATCCTAATTTTTGTGGTTCCTGTCACTATATGAGACCTTACTTTGAATCCTGGAAAACATCATCCCATAATGGTATTCCATGCGTTGAATGTCACATTCCCCCTGGTATAACTTCTGAATTTAGAAAAAAATATGAAGCCCTTGCAATGGTTGTAAGGTATTTTACAGGAACTTATAGCACAAATCCATGGGCTGAAATTGAAGATGCTGCCTGTTTAAAGTGTCATGAAAAGAGACTTTTATACGGAAAGGTGTACTTTAAAAATATTCTTTTTGACCATCAACCCCACTTGACAATGCTAAGGAGGGGGAAAAAATTGAAATGCACCTCCTGCCACTCTCAGATTGTTCAGGGAGCACATATAAAAGTTACTGAAAGCACATGTTTTATATGCCACTTCAAGGGAACAGAACTGGGGAAAAAAACTGCAAAATGCACAATGTGTCATGGTATGCCAAGAAAAAAAATAGAAATCGCCTCTTTTACATTTGATCACTCCGATGTTGAAAAATACAGTATGGATTGCCTCTTATGCCATGCTCATTCTGTTGAAGGATCTGGCTCAGTTCCTGAAGAAAGATGTTTTACATGTCATAATGAACCAGCAAGAATATCGGAGTATAAAAACACTGAAAAAATACACGAAATTCATGTCACTATACATAAGGTGGAGTGTTTAAACTGTCATCAGGAAATTTATCATGGAAAACCAAGAGAAATAGAAGAGGTAATAAAAACTCCATGCTCCACATGCCATTTGGAGGGACATACCCCGCAGAAGGACCTTTATATGGGAATTGGAGGAAAAGGTGTAGAACCAACTCCTTCAGTTATGTTTCTTTCAGGTGTAAGATGTGAAGGATGCCATATAATAGGTAAAGAAGGGAAAATAAAAAAATCAGGTCCTTTTTCCTGTATGAACTGTCATGGTGCTTCCTACTATAGAATATACAACTCCTGGAAAGAAAATATTGAAAAAAGAATAAAGGAGACTGAGAAAATCATAAATGAAGCAAAAAGTAAATTGAAGAACTCAGAATATTTAGAAAATGCTGAATATAATCTCAAACTTGTAAAAGAAGGAGGTGGTTTGCACAATGTTTTGTATTCTGAAAAATTATTGAAAAAAGCAGTTGATTTTATTAATGAAGGTTTAAAGGAAAAAGGAATTAGCCCTTATAAAACTGAAACTTTTATTATAACAGAAGCAATAATTGAATGCACAAGATGCCACTACGGAGTTGAAAGGAAAATAAGCACCTTTGACGGAAAAACTTTCTCTCACTATATACATATTTTAAATAAAATAGAATGCAATAACTGCCACAACGAAAATAAGGAAGAAAAACCACATATGATAACCCTTTTGAAAGAAAAAAAAGACTGTGTGCCCTGCCATCATAAAGAGAATATAAAAAAAGATTGTATTACCTGTCATGGTAAAGAAATAAACCCCTACCACAAAATCCATGTAAAGGAAATGGAGTTAAAATGTAATGAGTGTCATGATAAAAATCTTTTAATAAAAGAAGATACCTGTTCACAGTGTCACTCTTAA